A window from Chloroflexaceae bacterium encodes these proteins:
- the cobO gene encoding cob(I)yrinic acid a,c-diamide adenosyltransferase yields the protein MTAETPAEPGGTRIDSTPEAEERRKAARANRARKGLLIVNTGNGKGKTTAALGILLRAWGRDLRVGGIQFIKHENANYGELRALERMGITLTPMGDGFTWTSRDLDETQARALHGWETAKAKIVSGDYDVFLLDEFTYVLHFGWLDTHEVVAWIREHKPPMLHLIITGRDAPQALIDAADLVTEMREVKHPFRDQGLRAQPGIEF from the coding sequence ATGACTGCCGAAACACCCGCAGAGCCGGGCGGAACCCGGATCGACTCCACCCCTGAAGCTGAAGAGCGCCGGAAGGCCGCGCGCGCCAACCGCGCCCGCAAGGGTCTGCTCATCGTCAACACCGGCAATGGCAAGGGCAAAACCACCGCCGCCCTTGGCATCCTGTTGCGCGCCTGGGGCCGCGATCTGCGGGTCGGCGGCATCCAGTTCATCAAGCACGAGAATGCCAACTACGGCGAACTGCGCGCCCTTGAGCGCATGGGCATCACCCTCACGCCCATGGGCGATGGCTTCACCTGGACCAGCCGCGATCTCGATGAGACCCAGGCCAGGGCGCTGCACGGCTGGGAAACGGCCAAAGCGAAGATCGTCTCCGGCGACTACGACGTCTTTTTGCTCGATGAGTTCACCTACGTGCTGCATTTCGGCTGGCTCGATACCCACGAGGTGGTCGCCTGGATTCGCGAGCACAAGCCCCCGATGCTGCACCTGATCATCACCGGGCGCGACGCTCCACAGGCCCTGATTGATGCCGCCGATCTGGTGACCGAGATGCGTGAGGTCAAGCACCCCTTCCGCGATCAGGGGCTCAGGGCCCAGCCGGGGATTGAGTTTTAG
- a CDS encoding energy-coupling factor ABC transporter permease, which translates to MNDHLKRWLPVAAGAAVLLVFEARPAYAMHIMEGFLPPLWAAFWFVVTIPFWVIGLRQINRLIVEKPETRLLLGLAGAFTFVLSALKLPSVTGSSSHPTGTGLGTILFGPMVMSVLGTIVLLFQALLLAHGGLTTLGANAFSMAVVGPLVAWGVWKGLKGRAPIWLAVFLAAALADLATYVVTSVQLALAYPDATGGFVASFAKFGTIFAVTQIPLAISEGILTVVIFNALQRNAETELQTLGVLKGA; encoded by the coding sequence ATGAACGACCACTTGAAACGCTGGTTGCCGGTCGCCGCCGGAGCAGCGGTGTTGCTTGTCTTCGAGGCGCGCCCGGCTTATGCGATGCACATTATGGAGGGCTTTCTGCCCCCGCTCTGGGCCGCGTTCTGGTTCGTCGTCACGATTCCGTTCTGGGTGATCGGGCTGCGCCAGATCAATCGCCTGATCGTCGAGAAGCCTGAAACCCGGCTGCTGCTGGGGCTGGCCGGAGCTTTCACCTTCGTGCTCAGCGCTCTGAAGCTCCCCAGCGTCACCGGTTCAAGCAGCCATCCCACGGGCACGGGCCTGGGAACGATCCTCTTCGGGCCAATGGTGATGAGCGTGCTCGGCACGATTGTCCTCCTCTTCCAGGCCCTGCTGCTGGCCCACGGCGGCCTGACTACCCTGGGGGCCAATGCCTTCAGCATGGCCGTGGTCGGGCCGCTGGTGGCCTGGGGCGTCTGGAAAGGGCTGAAGGGTCGCGCGCCAATCTGGCTGGCGGTGTTTCTCGCCGCGGCCCTGGCCGATCTTGCCACCTATGTCGTTACATCGGTGCAACTGGCTCTGGCCTATCCCGATGCGACCGGCGGGTTCGTAGCCTCGTTCGCCAAGTTCGGGACGATCTTCGCCGTGACCCAGATCCCCCTGGCGATCAGCGAGGGCATTCTGACTGTGGTGATCTTCAATGCGTTGCAGAGGAATGCCGAGACTGAACTCCAGACCCTTGGCGTGCTGAAAGGAGCATAG
- a CDS encoding energy-coupling factor ABC transporter substrate-binding protein, protein MQAKPFGWGVTLLLLGVVVVLAILPLLFIRDSEFGGADAAAEEAIGEVAPDYEPWFKPLFEPPGGETESLLFAVQAAIGAGLIGYFFGLKHGQRQARASTLAESAPTGQAAGERVTR, encoded by the coding sequence ATGCAGGCGAAACCCTTCGGGTGGGGCGTTACGCTACTGCTGCTGGGCGTTGTGGTGGTCCTGGCGATTCTTCCCCTGCTGTTCATCCGCGACTCGGAGTTCGGCGGGGCCGATGCAGCGGCTGAAGAGGCCATTGGTGAAGTGGCCCCCGACTATGAGCCGTGGTTCAAACCGCTGTTCGAGCCGCCCGGCGGCGAGACCGAAAGCCTGCTCTTCGCCGTGCAGGCAGCCATCGGCGCCGGGCTGATCGGCTACTTCTTCGGGTTGAAGCACGGCCAGCGCCAGGCCCGCGCCTCGACCTTGGCGGAGAGCGCCCCGACCGGGCAGGCCGCCGGTGAGCGGGTGACCCGGTGA
- the cbiQ gene encoding cobalt ECF transporter T component CbiQ, whose protein sequence is MHIIDRYAYTNAIRELDPAQKGGLALLAMLLCLALDQPAVGLLTLGWMFALATLWARVPAPVFGRALLAEAPFLLLSLVGVAVNVSPAPLPMPAVRLGPLWLGSSAESLALAMRLFTRALGCAAALNFLILTTPLLDLIELLRRLRAPETLIDLISLTYRAIFVLLESLQRMATAQDARLGYAGPWRALRSAGLLGSQLFLDAYRRSQRLQMALESRGLAGPLRVLPLDYRRDRRARWFGAALAASLLLAGAWR, encoded by the coding sequence ATGCACATCATTGACCGCTACGCCTACACCAACGCCATCCGCGAGCTGGACCCGGCTCAGAAGGGTGGCCTGGCGCTACTGGCCATGCTGCTCTGTCTGGCGCTGGACCAGCCGGCGGTCGGGTTGCTCACGCTGGGGTGGATGTTCGCGCTGGCGACCCTGTGGGCGCGGGTGCCCGCGCCGGTCTTCGGGCGCGCGTTGCTTGCCGAGGCGCCGTTCTTGCTCCTCTCGCTGGTCGGTGTAGCCGTCAATGTCAGTCCGGCCCCTCTGCCAATGCCGGCGGTGCGCCTTGGCCCGCTCTGGCTCGGCAGCAGCGCCGAGTCCCTGGCCCTGGCAATGCGCCTCTTCACCCGCGCCCTGGGCTGCGCGGCGGCGCTGAACTTTCTCATTCTCACCACGCCGTTGCTCGATCTGATCGAACTGCTGCGCCGTCTGCGCGCGCCTGAGACGCTGATCGATCTGATCAGCCTGACCTACCGGGCGATCTTTGTGTTGCTTGAGAGCCTCCAGCGCATGGCCACCGCGCAGGACGCCCGTCTGGGCTACGCCGGTCCCTGGCGCGCGCTGCGCAGCGCCGGTCTGCTGGGGAGCCAGCTCTTCCTCGATGCCTACCGGCGCAGCCAGCGCCTGCAGATGGCGCTGGAGAGCCGGGGCCTGGCCGGGCCGCTCCGTGTGCTGCCCCTCGACTACCGGCGCGACCGGCGCGCGCGGTGGTTCGGCGCGGCCCTTGCCGCCAGCCTGCTGCTGGCGGGAGCGTGGCGATGA
- a CDS encoding energy-coupling factor ABC transporter ATP-binding protein: MTALLELEQLHYRFPGSAEPALRGASLRLEAGQRVALLGRNGAGKSTLMLHANGLLRPSSGQVRVAGEPLVYTRRGLLVARRQVGLVFQNPDDQLFSASVAQDISFGPLNLGLDLAEARRRVADAAALCEVDDLLDRPTHALSGGQKLRVALAGVLAMAPRVILADEVTSGLDPWMRRQVLAIFNRLVAQGVAVLLATHDLSAARQWADLVAVMEAGRVIAVAPSAEVFRDAELRRLIGADACIGV; this comes from the coding sequence ATGACCGCGCTGCTTGAACTTGAACAATTGCACTACCGCTTTCCTGGCAGCGCCGAACCTGCTCTACGCGGGGCCAGCCTGCGCCTGGAGGCGGGCCAGCGGGTTGCCCTCCTGGGGCGCAATGGCGCGGGCAAAAGCACATTGATGCTCCATGCCAACGGCCTGTTGCGCCCCTCATCCGGCCAGGTGCGCGTGGCCGGCGAGCCGCTGGTCTACACCCGTCGCGGCCTGCTCGTCGCTCGCCGCCAGGTGGGGTTGGTGTTCCAGAATCCCGACGACCAGTTGTTCAGTGCGAGTGTCGCTCAGGACATTAGCTTCGGGCCGCTCAATCTGGGCCTGGATCTGGCCGAAGCGCGCCGGCGCGTTGCCGATGCCGCCGCGCTGTGCGAGGTGGACGATCTGCTTGACCGGCCCACCCACGCTCTCAGCGGCGGGCAGAAGCTCCGGGTGGCCCTGGCAGGGGTGCTGGCCATGGCGCCACGGGTTATCCTGGCCGACGAGGTGACGTCTGGTCTAGACCCCTGGATGCGCCGGCAGGTCTTGGCCATCTTCAACCGTCTGGTCGCCCAGGGGGTGGCGGTGTTGCTGGCGACCCACGATCTGAGCGCCGCGCGTCAGTGGGCCGATCTGGTAGCGGTGATGGAGGCGGGGCGGGTGATCGCCGTCGCGCCGTCCGCCGAGGTCTTCCGCGACGCGGAGTTGCGCCGCCTCATCGGCGCGGATGCGTGTATAGGAGTCTGA
- the cbiB gene encoding adenosylcobinamide-phosphate synthase CbiB, which translates to MAEILAARCRALLVALAADALLGDPPNAWHPVVLLGSWMRLGERLAPRSARARLGWGALWVTGGALLAGGTAWLLPRQVLIQGLLASTLLAYRSLDRAVGAVQAALETGDLEEARRLASWHLVSRPTAELRADEVAAAAIESLAENLSDSLVAPALAYLSGGLPALAMYRLVNTADAMWGYRNERYEYLGKAAARLDDALNLGPARLTAALIALAAQMTIGRGAAAWRVARRDAGRTASPNAGWPMAAMAGALDTTLTKRDHYRLGDGPRLPDAALIAEARRIGRALVVLLALALLPGARAWGNASRS; encoded by the coding sequence ATGGCCGAGATCCTCGCGGCGCGCTGCCGGGCGCTGCTGGTCGCCCTGGCCGCTGACGCGCTGCTGGGCGATCCGCCGAATGCCTGGCACCCGGTGGTGCTGCTCGGAAGCTGGATGCGCCTGGGTGAGCGGCTTGCGCCCCGGAGCGCGCGGGCGCGCCTGGGATGGGGCGCCCTCTGGGTGACGGGCGGTGCGCTGCTTGCCGGTGGAACCGCCTGGCTGCTGCCGCGTCAGGTTCTGATCCAGGGCTTGCTGGCCTCAACCCTGCTGGCCTACCGGAGCCTCGACCGGGCCGTGGGCGCGGTACAGGCTGCGCTGGAGACTGGCGACCTGGAGGAGGCGCGGCGCCTGGCGAGCTGGCACCTGGTCAGCCGTCCCACTGCCGAGCTCCGTGCCGACGAGGTGGCCGCGGCGGCCATCGAGTCGTTGGCCGAGAATCTCTCCGACAGCCTGGTGGCCCCGGCCCTGGCTTATCTGAGCGGCGGTCTGCCGGCGCTGGCGATGTATCGCCTGGTCAATACCGCCGATGCCATGTGGGGCTACCGGAACGAACGCTACGAGTATCTGGGCAAGGCGGCGGCGCGCCTTGACGACGCGCTGAACCTGGGGCCAGCCCGCCTGACAGCCGCGCTGATCGCTCTGGCCGCGCAGATGACCATCGGGCGCGGCGCTGCTGCCTGGCGCGTTGCCCGGCGTGACGCGGGCCGGACGGCCTCGCCCAACGCTGGCTGGCCCATGGCGGCGATGGCCGGCGCGCTGGATACGACGCTGACCAAACGCGATCACTACCGTCTGGGTGATGGCCCGCGCCTCCCGGACGCTGCGCTGATTGCCGAGGCCCGCCGGATCGGCCGGGCGCTGGTGGTCCTCTTAGCGCTCGCCTTGCTGCCCGGCGCGCGAGCGTGGGGAAATGCGTCACGTTCTTGA
- a CDS encoding sirohydrochlorin chelatase — protein MHFQPDALLLIGHGSPDAAGNAEFYRFAEDLGQHLGVAIQPCFLELAEPSIGEGFARCVAAGARQIAALPLFLGAGRHQKRDVPDLLAEAQAAHPGVRLRYGAPLGSQLHLIDTLAARAAAALAHSTRSAPPDATALLVVGRGSKDPQSNAELPRLARLLAEMYGHPLVEYAYQAVVGPDVGQAVTRCARLGAQRVVVLPYLLFTGFVRDDIARQARVAQEQHPELEILVGDHLFPHPGLLIAAAARYREIVVGTAAMTCDLCIYRRRAVDAEAHGYHHDGHHHRHAHHSDEEVHP, from the coding sequence ATGCACTTCCAACCGGACGCGCTCCTGCTCATCGGTCACGGCAGCCCCGACGCGGCGGGCAATGCCGAGTTTTACCGCTTCGCCGAGGACCTGGGACAGCACCTGGGTGTGGCGATCCAGCCCTGCTTTCTCGAACTTGCCGAACCGTCCATTGGCGAAGGCTTCGCCCGGTGCGTCGCGGCGGGCGCGCGCCAGATCGCCGCCCTGCCGCTCTTTCTGGGCGCGGGACGCCACCAGAAGCGCGACGTGCCCGACCTGCTGGCCGAGGCGCAGGCCGCCCACCCCGGCGTGAGGCTGCGCTACGGCGCGCCGCTCGGCTCGCAGTTGCATCTCATCGACACCCTCGCCGCTCGCGCCGCCGCCGCCCTCGCCCACAGCACCCGCTCCGCGCCTCCCGATGCGACGGCGCTCCTGGTGGTCGGGCGCGGCAGCAAGGATCCCCAGAGCAACGCCGAACTGCCCCGCCTGGCGCGCCTGCTCGCCGAGATGTACGGGCATCCGCTGGTCGAATACGCTTACCAGGCCGTCGTCGGGCCGGACGTGGGGCAGGCGGTGACCCGCTGCGCGCGGCTGGGCGCGCAACGGGTGGTGGTGCTGCCGTATCTGCTGTTCACCGGCTTCGTGCGCGACGACATTGCGCGGCAGGCCCGTGTAGCCCAGGAGCAGCACCCCGAGCTGGAGATCCTGGTCGGCGACCACCTTTTTCCCCATCCGGGCCTGCTTATCGCCGCTGCAGCCCGTTACCGCGAGATCGTGGTTGGTACGGCGGCCATGACCTGCGATCTCTGCATCTACCGCCGGAGGGCCGTTGACGCCGAGGCCCATGGTTACCATCATGACGGTCATCACCACCGGCATGCCCACCATAGCGACGAGGAGGTCCACCCGTGA
- a CDS encoding precorrin-8X methylmutase yields the protein MTTHPHAIAAESFAIIRRGLAERGHAFDPPLAAVIERIVHSTADFEFADLVRTSPGAVEAGVDALRAGCAVLTDVHMVRVGVNAGRLAALGGSLHCLIDDPEVQAFAAASGVTRGAQSMRLAAERGLLEGAIVAIGNAPTALEEVIRLVAMGARPALIVGVPVGFVGAAESKAALAEVTAVPWLITSGRKGGSTVAVAVINALLRLAAGAGNDAL from the coding sequence GTGACGACCCATCCCCACGCCATCGCGGCTGAGTCTTTCGCCATTATCCGCCGGGGCCTGGCGGAGCGTGGCCACGCCTTCGACCCGCCGCTGGCGGCAGTGATCGAGCGCATTGTTCACTCAACCGCCGATTTCGAGTTTGCCGACCTGGTCCGGACCAGCCCCGGCGCGGTCGAGGCCGGAGTGGACGCGCTGCGGGCGGGCTGCGCGGTGCTTACCGATGTGCATATGGTGCGCGTGGGCGTCAACGCCGGGCGCCTGGCAGCGCTGGGCGGATCGCTCCACTGCCTGATTGATGACCCCGAAGTGCAAGCCTTCGCCGCCGCCAGCGGCGTCACCCGCGGTGCGCAGAGTATGCGCCTGGCCGCGGAACGGGGCTTGCTGGAGGGCGCCATCGTTGCCATCGGGAACGCTCCCACCGCTCTCGAAGAGGTGATCCGCCTGGTAGCGATGGGGGCGCGCCCGGCGCTCATCGTCGGCGTGCCGGTGGGCTTTGTTGGCGCTGCCGAGAGCAAGGCTGCCCTCGCCGAGGTGACCGCCGTGCCCTGGCTAATCACCAGCGGTCGCAAGGGCGGCTCGACTGTGGCGGTCGCGGTGATCAACGCCCTGCTGCGTCTGGCGGCAGGCGCGGGGAACGATGCATTGTGA
- a CDS encoding cobalt-precorrin-5B (C(1))-methyltransferase, with amino-acid sequence MDAPVPPRNRRGMRTGFTTGTNAAAAARAATMALFTGAWPETVTVSLPTGETTAMTPLERRLDADAASCCMRKDAGDDPDVTHGALICATVRRTPEPGLRLDGGPGVGRVTLPGLGLPVGEAAINPVPRRQITENVLAALGEVTPEGPAILERIGLEVIISVPEGERLARKTLNPRLGIIGGISILGTSGKVYPYSTAAWRHSVLQAVQMAAYHSPERVVLATGARSEQYAMRLFPDLPEVAFVEISVFTGAALRACVNHGVREATLVAMISRIIKTAQGRMVTHVAGNPVDFAFLAQVCREIGASPELIAATESANTGRHFLEICQARGEMAPLEHLTAMALEQMRRFVQQFHASMRLEAVLVDFDGAVLARKRSEDSDGR; translated from the coding sequence ATGGATGCGCCCGTACCGCCGCGCAACCGGCGCGGCATGCGCACCGGCTTTACTACCGGCACCAACGCGGCTGCGGCGGCGCGCGCCGCTACCATGGCCCTGTTCACGGGGGCCTGGCCCGAGACGGTGACAGTCAGCCTGCCCACGGGCGAGACGACCGCGATGACCCCGCTGGAGCGCCGTCTCGACGCTGATGCCGCCTCGTGCTGCATGCGCAAGGACGCGGGCGATGACCCGGACGTGACCCACGGCGCGCTGATCTGCGCCACAGTGCGCCGGACGCCCGAGCCGGGCCTGCGTCTCGACGGCGGCCCGGGCGTAGGCCGGGTGACCCTGCCCGGTCTGGGACTGCCCGTAGGCGAGGCGGCGATCAACCCCGTGCCGCGCCGGCAGATCACCGAGAACGTGCTCGCGGCCCTGGGCGAGGTCACCCCCGAAGGGCCGGCAATCCTGGAGCGCATTGGGCTTGAGGTGATCATCAGCGTGCCCGAGGGCGAACGTCTGGCTCGCAAGACCCTCAACCCGCGTCTGGGGATCATCGGGGGCATCAGCATTCTCGGCACGAGCGGAAAGGTGTACCCGTACAGCACGGCCGCCTGGCGCCATAGCGTGTTGCAGGCGGTGCAAATGGCCGCTTACCACAGTCCCGAGCGGGTCGTGCTCGCTACCGGGGCGCGCTCCGAGCAGTACGCGATGCGCCTCTTCCCCGATCTGCCCGAAGTTGCTTTCGTCGAGATCAGCGTGTTCACCGGGGCGGCGCTGCGGGCCTGCGTCAACCACGGCGTGCGTGAGGCCACCCTGGTCGCTATGATCAGCCGGATCATCAAGACCGCCCAGGGCCGTATGGTTACCCACGTTGCGGGCAATCCGGTGGACTTTGCCTTTCTCGCCCAGGTGTGCCGCGAGATCGGCGCTTCGCCCGAGCTGATTGCCGCAACCGAGAGCGCCAACACCGGACGCCATTTTCTGGAAATCTGCCAGGCCCGGGGTGAAATGGCCCCTCTCGAACATCTCACCGCCATGGCCCTGGAGCAGATGAGACGCTTCGTGCAGCAGTTTCACGCCAGCATGCGCCTGGAGGCCGTCCTGGTGGACTTCGACGGCGCGGTCCTGGCCCGAAAACGATCCGAGGATAGCGATGGGCGCTGA
- the cbiE gene encoding precorrin-6y C5,15-methyltransferase (decarboxylating) subunit CbiE, with protein sequence MNQTAPEPSRRILVVGMTGAGCAGLPEALIARVLGADLLVGGERHLDAFPAFGGERLSVRQGLPLVARRLRAALERGERAVVLASGDPLWYGIGASLRRWFAAEELEIIPAPTSYQLAFAALGEPWHDAALLSAHARPLDEVVRGVRQAPKAAILTDDRHSPAVIARALIEAGLAPTAACAVCENLGETGQRIVRTTLEDAAAQTFAPLNVLVVWRDASGQPPDEEAARTALPAARAPGLPDAAFSADAGLITKREVRLLSLAELALGPGEVLWDIGAGSGSVGIEAARAQPAATVYAVERRESLCERIRENLRRFPAPNFHLVHGEAPDACANLPSPDAIFIGGSGGRLGALLDLARRCLRPGGRLALNLVTLDRLHEARQRLPDARLYQVQISRGAPIQDDLRLEALNPVFVVTWVKEGADAS encoded by the coding sequence ATGAATCAAACCGCCCCCGAACCTTCCCGGCGCATCCTGGTGGTGGGCATGACCGGCGCCGGTTGCGCCGGTCTTCCCGAGGCGTTGATCGCTCGCGTGCTGGGCGCCGATCTACTGGTCGGTGGCGAGCGTCATCTCGATGCCTTCCCTGCCTTTGGCGGCGAGCGGCTGAGCGTGCGCCAGGGATTGCCGCTCGTGGCCCGGCGCCTGCGCGCGGCCCTGGAGCGGGGGGAACGGGCGGTCGTGCTGGCTTCAGGTGATCCGCTATGGTATGGCATCGGCGCCAGTCTGCGGCGCTGGTTTGCTGCCGAGGAGCTGGAGATCATCCCCGCACCCACTTCGTACCAACTGGCCTTTGCCGCCCTGGGCGAACCCTGGCACGACGCTGCGCTGCTCAGCGCCCATGCCCGTCCCCTTGACGAGGTTGTCCGCGGCGTACGGCAGGCGCCTAAGGCGGCCATCCTCACCGACGACCGCCACAGTCCCGCGGTGATCGCCCGGGCGCTGATCGAGGCCGGCCTGGCGCCCACCGCGGCATGCGCCGTCTGCGAGAACCTGGGTGAAACCGGGCAGCGCATCGTGCGCACGACGCTGGAAGACGCGGCTGCTCAGACCTTTGCGCCGCTGAATGTGCTGGTGGTCTGGCGCGATGCGAGCGGCCAGCCGCCCGATGAGGAGGCGGCGCGAACCGCTTTGCCGGCGGCCCGCGCCCCCGGCCTGCCCGACGCGGCCTTCAGCGCCGATGCCGGGCTGATCACCAAGCGCGAGGTGCGCCTGCTGAGCCTGGCCGAGCTGGCCCTGGGGCCAGGCGAGGTGCTGTGGGACATCGGGGCGGGCAGCGGGTCGGTGGGCATCGAGGCCGCCCGCGCGCAACCGGCGGCCACGGTCTACGCCGTGGAGCGGCGGGAGTCGCTGTGCGAGCGCATCCGCGAGAACCTGCGTCGCTTCCCTGCCCCGAACTTCCACCTGGTTCACGGCGAGGCCCCCGATGCTTGCGCCAATCTGCCCTCTCCCGACGCGATCTTCATCGGCGGCAGCGGCGGGCGCCTGGGCGCGCTGCTTGACCTGGCCCGCCGGTGCCTGCGCCCCGGCGGGCGCCTGGCGCTCAACCTGGTGACCCTGGATCGGTTGCACGAGGCGCGCCAGCGCCTGCCCGACGCGCGCCTCTACCAGGTCCAGATAAGCCGCGGCGCGCCGATCCAGGACGACCTGCGCCTGGAGGCGCTGAATCCGGTGTTTGTGGTGACGTGGGTGAAAGAGGGGGCTGATGCTTCGTGA
- the cobI gene encoding precorrin-2 C(20)-methyltransferase has protein sequence METTFSGAFEPELTVVGLGPGDPELITLKGLRAIQAAEVVFAPRSRDGAQSIALRIAGPWLDPARQRVVELALPMVRDAAQLRPAWREAAATIATALGAGQRGAYLLLGDPLLYGTVTYLWRELTLLAPRLQLRIIPGVTSFAAAAAAGALPLALADERLVVLPASHEDDPERLRRLLTDFETVVLLKAGPALPRIVAALEETGLLDQALYAEYVGMPEELIARDLRSLDLHNRPYLSLVIVRRGDRL, from the coding sequence ATGGAAACTACATTTTCAGGCGCGTTTGAACCAGAGCTTACCGTAGTCGGTCTGGGGCCGGGGGACCCCGAGTTGATCACCCTCAAGGGGTTGCGGGCCATCCAGGCCGCTGAGGTGGTCTTCGCGCCCCGCAGCCGCGACGGCGCGCAGAGCATCGCCCTGCGCATTGCTGGCCCCTGGCTCGACCCCGCCCGGCAGCGGGTCGTCGAGCTGGCGCTGCCCATGGTCCGCGACGCGGCCCAACTGCGCCCGGCCTGGCGCGAGGCCGCGGCGACCATCGCCACGGCCCTGGGCGCCGGGCAACGCGGAGCCTATCTGCTGCTTGGCGATCCGCTGCTCTATGGCACGGTCACCTACCTGTGGCGCGAACTGACTCTCCTGGCTCCCCGACTGCAACTGCGGATCATCCCCGGGGTGACCTCCTTCGCCGCGGCGGCAGCGGCCGGCGCCCTGCCCCTGGCCCTGGCCGATGAGCGCCTGGTCGTGCTGCCCGCCAGCCACGAGGACGACCCGGAGCGCCTGCGGCGCCTGCTCACCGATTTCGAGACCGTCGTGCTGCTCAAGGCCGGCCCGGCTCTTCCCCGCATCGTTGCCGCCCTGGAGGAGACCGGCCTGCTCGACCAGGCCCTCTACGCCGAATACGTCGGCATGCCCGAAGAGTTGATCGCCCGCGACCTGCGCAGCCTCGACCTCCACAATCGCCCCTATCTGTCGCTCGTGATTGTTCGCCGAGGAGACCGTTTATGA